The genomic interval GTTCAGCCTTTACCATTTATGATCGATCGGTTTTTTGCATATGACCGTTTGGTTATTCtgtgttgttttttgttctgtttgTTGCTGGTGCTTGagttagttatatattatagtcAATTTCTATGTAAGGAATAACAATCACCAAATATTCAGATAACTTTTTATCTAGGTTTTCTCGTTCTTTTTTTCTCTAgttttttttggattttctgGTTCTCCGTTTCACGCTCGAACCcaacattgataaagaaaacataaatggatttaaatgatatatatacaGAGATATCATCTTCATTCATTTAGtgaattatttgtatttataaaattgagttcaCAAGCATcttatacataattatttttcaattatacaaaaagaataataaattcaaatttaaaaatacatttctcCTCACTTAATTTAcccatatttttaataaataaataaaaatgttttaaacaagtaatatttgaaaatttttgaaatagtcCATTTTTATTATCACgcgtttcttttttcttttccaacatAGAAATAGTCCATagttttattctttctcttcttaCTCTGAAATTGAAAAGAGAGTATTTTAAAACCCTATATTCCACATGGGAAATTAAGAATGGTCAAGGAACAACACTCTAATTAAATCAATACTTGAATTGAAAAGactacaaaaataaagtaatattaaatttgCCAAAATAAATTGGTAACCAACTTATTTTTACACCAATCAACTTGTTTGATAGTTTGTAGATTAGTAAGCCAGATAAACATTTCTTTCTTGAtgttcttcctttttttctttcttgaaagtATGTGGCTGTACCAAACTACTGTAAATATGTTGTTTGAACTTTGAAAGCTGCAAATGGAGGTTAATTATGGGCCCTTTCATGACACTTTGCgtaaaaatagtcaaattttaCTTTTCGTACCCTACATTGGAATCTGTATTTTCATTCAACTAAACGTAAATCAACCAACTATTCACCCACTTTCAAAACTTTCAACATTGTCATGGTTGAAAAGTTTTAATgtttaatctcttttttctctctcctgtATTTCTATTTGTAGtaatagtttaatatttattttcaacattttattcaatgttgttccaatatttattaaaagaactaATATCCTTAGATTTAGAATAAATATGTTTCTCctgtaaaaaaaagataaagtcTCATTCTTTAAAACGATATCTTATCAActgaaagatatttttataatggtatcatcaaataaaatgaaaaagattaaaatttattcatattaagtctataaaacaaaatatattttgttctaaCATGCAAGATGAATTTTTcgatatgttttgttttattgccgaatctttactaaatttttgtttgtattttagtTGTCATGGTCTTCTCAAGTCTAAAAGgtgaaacttattttatttctaacgAGTGTTCGATATACACACTTCAGCTTGAGAGGTGTTaagtttatgttttatatttatcttattcAATATACGCACTTTTAGGCTTTGTTTTACTCATTCTATTTGTATGCATCTTTTGAGTCATCAATATGATCCTCTTTGAATCATTGGTTCAAATGGTATGTCCTAATCATGTTTACATTGTTTATAAGGACAACTTGAATTACCTATGCATGTAGGAGGGCATTAGAGGTCATTGAGTTGTTTAGTCATCTTTTAGGTAAGGAAAGCTAGATGCTTTAGTGTACGTGAGTTAGATATTGTTGATTGAAATTGGTATATTGAATATGATTGTTCTTAgtgataaataaaatgatatggTTGGTTGATTGAATTGAGTGTTTGGGTTGTGGTAATTGAGGGAATTGACAATCTGACCATTTGAGCAGGTTAGTAATTGAGGGAACTGataatctgatttttttttttttttgaaaccaAGTACTAAGTCAAGAATAACAATTTGATCATCTAAATTGGTCTCTGGTTCCCTACATCACATATTTGAGTTGGTTATTTTTTGGTATGACATTGAGCAAGATTGGTGTGGTGTTGAGCCCAAGCTTGATTGTACAAGTCTGGAAGTAATTTTGCTCTAAACTTCTTAGCACCCATTTATACCATTGAATGACCATTTTTGTGAATGATTTGACATTAAGTGATGGTAAGGCACCACTGAGTGCTATTTTTAATGTAAGTCTGAAaccattttaatttcattttgctAAGTAACAAAATAATGCCGCTAAGAGAGACATTTTGTGAGAAGAATGACGCTGAGTGTCAGGACTGCCAACACCTTAGCGCAAGTTTGGCGTTAGGCATCAAAACTGTTGTTGAATGTCACATTTTGTATCACCCTGAACGCCAATTTATATACttgttttggtttttttctttttatgtttggtATTGATTCATATAATCATTAATTTTGCTTGTGAGTGTAACAACAATATGAATTTATATGAGGATCTTTGATGTCTTTATGTGTAGTATTGTTGTTGAGAgaatttcatgaaatttttttgtcatagtgatatttaatatgtttgacatataaaagtttagaaaaaaaatatcttaatatattatcaatCATTCAACTCATAAAAATTAAcgaatcataaaaaataaagaaataatttatgtaattctgcaaaatataaatactactaaaataaaTACTACCATAAGTAGATTCCCTATATCAATACTAAAAcaagttaataaatataagtgGTAACAAAAACAGCTCCACTTTGTGCTTTATGATGACCGGTGAGGTTCACTCATGGAAATTGTTTTCCTCTTTCGAGATTTTCTCCCTATTAAAACTCTCTTATCTTGATGTTTTAATCTGATTGCATGTGAATATATGTAGATATAGGTATATGCGTAGCCTTAAATTTGGTGAGATTATTAAGAATCTGTTGGAATAGGGTTAGGGGCTCTATATCTAGGCCAAGTTGTCGAATCTAGGATTTCGTTTTCTTACATTTTGTGgggtactttttttttttttaattttgggtAATGTGCTTACATAACTATATTTTATCTCATATATAAATACttactatttataatatagttttttcttggtttaattatttcttttatctccagtttggttgaagtatATCAAATTCGTCCTTCctttagaaaaatgttaattttgtttttatataaaaacactttatgtcaatcaagtcatctccgttaaaaatcattgttttcaaaactcactttatccactgcaatATTAGGGATCGGACCCATAAAgtgattattattcaaaactcactttaagtttttaacaccattagtttgtatttaacggagatgacttgatatacacaaattttttctatatggggacGAAATTGACTTTTTTCTATATGGAGACGAAATTGACTTTTTTCTAAAAGGGAGAcaaatttgacacacttcaaccaaactgagacaaaagaagcaattaaaccttttttctttatccaaccaatatctaattaaaaaaatgataatgagAATGAAAACGAACACCTTAGAGTGTAGGAGTTAGAGTACAACTTACAAGTTGTTACTGTCTCGAACAAGCATTAATAAACATTCATATATATTAAGAGCATAGAGTTTTTAGGTACAAGGAAAGGAAAGAAGGTGTAAAAATGAGATAGAATGAATATTCTACTACAAAAGTATAAGAAAACAACCACACACaagttcaaaatatttaaaaatatgaacttAGAGGAATCTAGGAGGAAGCAGTCATCTCTCCCGACATCGTCGCCAAGACCAATGATTTCCTCATCTACAATCCTGCCCTTTTTCTCCTCTATCCTAACCATATTTCCATCCATGctttttataaattacattattttgttgtaatatgaaatattaacaatttttttttttaataatttttgccAATATACTAtgtatcaataatattttattactttgtatatttaaaataaattaattacagttataaaaaaaattgttaaaataggttttaaatattaaattcagaTGGTACTACATTTGTGATATTGGATCCGAAAGGGATCCAAAGTGTCCGATGGGTAACTCTTAACAATTTGTATCTTTTTCTATTCTTAGTCAACTGGTGATTATTAACCTTGTATATATAGCATTTAAtgaattttctttatgttttttctttaaaggtAATATGTCACTTTGTACACCTGAGGTGTAAAGTGGACCCCAGTTAGCAACTAATCACTAATATTTTGTCTTGTAATTTAtctgtttctttattttccatgATAGTTCAACTCATCTTTCCATTAGAAAGTCAATTAATCTAGATAGAAAATGGTTTAATAAAGCATTTCATCATATtgtagataaaattaataaataagattttaataaaacaataatctaTGTTTTGgtaatatagatattttattagtttttatttatttagtaagttatttatattcgtatttaaaataaattatcttaatggaacttatgttttttttatcttaatcttgttttagtttctaaaccttgtttatgactatttttttgttattgttttccCGATAATATGTATAGTTTgatggtaaaaagaaaaaaatttgattgCTCGCTTTATCTTTCAAGATGTCGGGAAAAGAAAAGATCCAATAAAGCTAGAGCTTCAATCTATTGAAGTggattaaaaagtttattttttcttaaaaaaagaaaaaatagttaacaCTTTacacattcttttctatcttaaCTCCCAAGTGGCATAGTCTCTTCCGATAATCCTTATACGAAGCCAACCCCtcagcaaaaataaaatagcacCCTTATTcagtatacattttttaattattgaactAGGGGTCACCGACCGGTCATCTGAAACAGATCCGGACGACCAGTCACTTAAGACGAATCAGTTTATGAAAGACACCTAAGCGGAAGTGGCCAGCCGTCCCTTCAAGACGGCTGGTCAACTTGTATGAAAGAAACCGGACGGCAAGACACGAACAGTCTGAAGAGTCAAGGTAAAGCCAAGGTAATTAAGATAATCACATAATTAAGGtgattgggccttgattaaCATTACCTTAATGTTGGGCCCATATCCaacactataaatacatgtCAAGGACACTAGATAAGTGGATTCATTTATTGTGCATTTACTTCTGAGCTCAGACACTCGATCGAACAATCTAACTGACTTAAATATCTAAGtacctttggcaggtaccctCCAAGTGTATCAGATacagaagaaggaagaaaactgaCTGTTGGTGAGGAGGCTTCAGAATTAGCGGACAGCCTTAAGAGAGgaaattgtataatttgataACTCGACTTCACaccaaaacaattatatatcGTTAAATGTATATGTCaatagagagaaagaaatataatacataatttaacgtgataaaaaaattgaaattattataatgtaCAAGAGTTAgatatattaaacaaaagtgaatataatggttgaaaaatctcttaaaaaatgaataaagaatatgtaaataaaatgacaaaatgagaataaaaataaaaaataaaaacaaatatcaataatatacaTTCTACAAATATTTGTAACAAGAATTATTCAAATGAATGTTTATACATTACACGACTACAATCAATATCATGAATTGCTTACCAAAATTAATACTGCTGAAGAATTTAATTgataatcttaaataaatatagttttcataaatttgaaacatttatcAAAGAACTGGAGCATTATATCCAGAAGAATGACATGTTAGGTATATCATTAcagtaattatttatattggaTATCTCACAAAAGATAAATGGTGAATGATCGCACGAACGAAAACATGATTAAACGGGCCATTCCCTCTTTACTTTATTAGGACCAAAACCCCACACAAACAATAGAAAAACAGTGTTCTTAGACTTTAACCAAAAGGCTTtacatacaaacaaacaaaacaaccaCAGCTATCACACActcagataaaaaaattgtacgACACAgtagaaaaacaagaaaaagagaaatggaCATGACCACCACACCAAAACTCTTACACCACCCACTACTTCTTCTTCCACTCCAAAACCCCATCACATTTCGCCACCCTTAAACCCAGCACCACCGCCGTTGTTTTCCAATTCAGAAAACaacacattatatatttttatacaaactATTTTCTGTAGGTACTCGTAGCATTACGAGTATAGTATACGGTATACGCGCCAAAAATGGGTTGCACAGCATCGAAGCTGGACAACGAGGAAACCGTGATGCGCTGCAAGGAGCGGCATCGTTTAATGAAAGATGCTGTCTATGCACGCCACCACCTAGCGGCAGCGCACTCCGAATACTGCCACTGCCTCCGCCTCACCGGTTCTGCACTCTACACTTTCGCCGCTGCCGAACCCCTCACAGTCGCCGAAGACACCCCTGCCGTCCTCCTTCACAAAACCACCAATGATTCCCAATCGTCACCACGTCCTCCTCCCTCCGCCACCGCTTCAGCTAGCCCTAAACTCCCTCGCATAGTAACCTCCGGGGTCACGCGCCGCCGTCAACAGCCGTCGAGACTCCCTCACGTTCTCTCCGAACCGAGCCTCTGTTCGTCGCCTCGAAGCGAGTTTTCGAACTTCTCAGCCGCTCAACAACAACCCGAACCCGAACCCTCACCTACTTCACATCCGCCGCAACCTCCTCTTCCCGCCGTCACTCGCCGCCGCAAACCACCGCCGAAGCTCCCTCACATACTCTCCGAATCCAGCCTCTTCTCCTCGCCGCGAAGCGAATACTCGAATTTCTTCGCCACCGCGCACCAAGCTCAATCCACGCCTACTTCACAAACCTCTTCCGTTTGGAACTGGGAGAATTTCTATCCTCCTCCTTCTCCTCCAGGCTCCGATTACTTCCGCCAACGCCAAAACCACAAACAGCAAACAACGACAAATTTCGAAACGTCGGAATCGGAATCTGAATCGATGTACAATCCGTTCCGTTCAAACTCTCAACGCAATCGCAAAATTGATAACAGTACAAACGTCGATTCACAAGAACAAAAGGCAGAACCAGAGATTTCCGAATCAGAAACGGAATCGGAAGAGAAATACTTACATGAACCGGTTCAGACGGAGCGCGAGGAGGTTCGGTGCAGCGAGTGGGAGGACCGTTACAGTTCCTCGAGTTCGTCGGAGCAGGAGGAAGGAGGCGTCGGAGTGACCTCACCGTCTAAGGCTCAGTATGTCGCCGGAGGCTATGCTCCGGGAGCGAAGAATGAGAAGGTCAGCGATAACGTGGCGGAGGCGAAGGTAGCGGTGAGACATAGGGATTTGAAAGAGATAGTGGAAGCGGTTAGGGAGAATTTTGAGAAAGCTGCAGTGGCCGGAGATCAGTTATCGGAGATGCTCGAGGTTAGCAGAGCGCACCTTGATCAGAGTTTTAAGCAATTGAGGAGTAAGGCTTTTCGTGTCCTTCAATTTGCCTTCTCTGAAAGTGcgccaaaattttaaattaattcgtTTTAGTcacattttttaacaaactcataaaatatgtataatttaattattcgttttattatttaattataaaaacttttcttttttcataaatatctCATGTTAATTCTTACGCTTACGCagcttatttttaattcttaaacatagatattaaaagtaattttttctagttattaatttgttaatgaTACTTCTTCTCTAATTTTACaaggaaatataaaatttaatttttatataattagtttcCTCATAATTCTATGAAACATTGAATGCAGAAACACTTTACCATTCAAATAGTGTACTCAGCAAGCTAAGCTCGAGTTGGACCTCTAAACCGCCGTTGGTGGTTAAGTACCGGCTCGACGCCGGTTCGTTGGACGGACCGGGCGGTTCAAAGAGCCTGTGTTCCACTTTGGAACGCCTTTTGGCTTGGGAGAAGAAGCTGTATCAGGAAGTGAAGGTAATTTTCTTATTTGCTCCGGGGTATTTTTGTCTTCTTAgaagtacaatttttttattgctaAAAAGTTGCGCAAACCATACAGAACTTAgataaatctttttcatttttaaatatctattatttGATTTCCTATATAAAACATAATGTAACagcttttaattaaaatatttttaaatgatttaaagctaatataaaaatgtaataaaacttTGGTGGATTGACAGTGGGACCCATGGTACTTTGGATAATTATGATACTTGATGGGTTCCGACGAGCCACTTCAGTGTATTTGACTAAATTGTGCATTGTTTACTGTGTCCGTATGAAATGTCTAAAGTACCCCTAtgtctaaaaattttaaactaataatactatatatattttagcccaaataaattcaatttaaagcaaaataaaaaacattgtgCATCACTTCTAGAGTGCTTTCTTTTACTAATTTTCTAAAGGAAGGAAAATGTAttctttacaattttattaattgacaactttttattatcatttatgtGACAGGGttaatctgttttaaatatacaaattaataaaatgataatatataatttgttgttaaaaaattgttaaaatatcataattttttttaaaatatttatgcataaaattttaagtttaagttaattttataaaatcatttcgtaaagtaaaatttacatctatttatatatgttataaattgattttatttttatttcatctaaaacttccataaatattagaaaaaagaaacacaataaaagttattaaattcaaaatgatTGTCCACATGTGATTCACAATTCACAT from Vigna radiata var. radiata cultivar VC1973A chromosome 9, Vradiata_ver6, whole genome shotgun sequence carries:
- the LOC106774060 gene encoding nitrate regulatory gene2 protein; its protein translation is MGCTASKLDNEETVMRCKERHRLMKDAVYARHHLAAAHSEYCHCLRLTGSALYTFAAAEPLTVAEDTPAVLLHKTTNDSQSSPRPPPSATASASPKLPRIVTSGVTRRRQQPSRLPHVLSEPSLCSSPRSEFSNFSAAQQQPEPEPSPTSHPPQPPLPAVTRRRKPPPKLPHILSESSLFSSPRSEYSNFFATAHQAQSTPTSQTSSVWNWENFYPPPSPPGSDYFRQRQNHKQQTTTNFETSESESESMYNPFRSNSQRNRKIDNSTNVDSQEQKAEPEISESETESEEKYLHEPVQTEREEVRCSEWEDRYSSSSSSEQEEGGVGVTSPSKAQYVAGGYAPGAKNEKVSDNVAEAKVAVRHRDLKEIVEAVRENFEKAAVAGDQLSEMLEVSRAHLDQSFKQLRKTLYHSNSVLSKLSSSWTSKPPLVVKYRLDAGSLDGPGGSKSLCSTLERLLAWEKKLYQEVKARECVKIEHEKKLSALQSLECKGGDEAKLDKTKASITRLQSLIVVTSQAVSTTSAAINGLRDADLVPQLVDLCRGIMYMWKSMHQYHEIQSNIVQQVRGLVNQSSKGHSTSKSHKQATRDLESAVSAWHSSFCRLIKFQREFILSLHGWLKLNLVPVKNDSSSSSNNNSESSHVFSFCDEWKLALDRVPDTVASEAIKSFINVVHVISVKQSEELKIQKRSESASRELEKKSSSLRSIERKFYNSYSMVGITPPELGPANGQGLDARDPLAEKKLKLASYQRRVEDEMVRHSKAVEVTRAMTLNNLQTGLPGVFQAMASFSSLFTEALESVCSHSRAMK